ACAACACGCCTATTAGTGCATTCGATACAAAAGGAGCCAGACTAAATACCAGGCTGACTAGCAAAACTGCAAGCAACTCTGACCACTGCATCAGCCAACTGCTTTGTCGCCAAGAGCGTAGTAGCCCAACTAGAGAACGGTGCAGGTAGCTTGCACCTTGCCACTGAGAAAGCGGCAAATTAGATAAGGTGACTCGCTGCCAAACTGAATTCATATTTGAGAGGGGATAGGGGTCATACCATTTTAGATTTTGGATTAATCCAAAATCTAAAATCTAAAATCGACCAGAGGATAGCTAACTATCCTCAAAAATATACCCCTAATTTCAGATACTAGAGATTTGGCTTTGCTGCTGCTAGCTCCGGTAAACTTACTACATAGCGATAGCCTGACTCTGCTGTGCCTTGAATCGAGAATTGTCCACCGTGCAACTCTGCCAGTTCCCGACTCAGCAACAAACGTAGGCTTTCATAAGAGCGACTGAAATTATTAGAATGCACTAGTTCCGAGTCTGATGTATCGCTTAGGCTATCTACACTTGCAGCCGCGGCGAAGGGCAGTATATGACTATTTAGCTTTTCGCCTTCCCAGTAAGTGGAAACATCTGGCATTGGTAACTGACTTAAGTGGGGATCAACAGGGGTTAGTCCTTCTCCCAGCCAGGGATGGGAAACAGAAACAGTAAGGTTGAGAATCTCCCCCTTGTGGGAGATATGGATGCGAATTATACTACCACTAGTAGCAGCTTGAATCATGCTAGAAACTAGGTGATACACTAATTGTCTAACCTTTTCCTTATCTAAAACCCAAATTTGACTTCTTCCTGGTTCCAGCGATAGACGAATTTGTTGCTCTCGCCGTTTGGCTACCTCTGCTAAGGAATTGAGCACTTGTTGACATAGCATTTCAATATCTATAGGAGTCAAATTGAGTGCCTGAATACCCTCATCCAGTACTCCCAGTTGTGAAACTTCGTTTACAAGTGAAAGCAAGTAGCGACCACTGTCTTGGATAATCTCAAGATATTCTTTCTGTTTATTCGTCAAAGGTCCGTAGATCTCGCGACTGACAACGTTAGCCATTCCCAGAACAGATGTTAGTGGTGTCCGCAGTTCCTGCGTCAGATGCTCCAGTAGTTTTAATTTTACTTGGATGATAGAACTTGCTTCAGGGATAGGAGGGATTATGGGGTTACCTGTAGGAATAAGCGGTAAGGGAGGCAGACAGATAGCAGAGCTGAGGGACTGAGCGGTAGAGTAGAGATCTTCATTTTCCCCTGTTCCCCTGCTCCCCTGTGCCTGGAGCTTTAGCAGTTGGTTCCGCTCAAATTCACTCATGCTCCAGCGAGCCATGAGTTCTAAAAATTTTATCTGTTGGCTTGTAAAGGTGCGAGGCTGCAGATCCATGACCGCGATCGCTCCCAAGCAATTGCCAGCTGAATCTATCAGCGGCGCTCCCAGGTAAGCGCGGATACCATAACGCTGTACTAAGATGCTATTGGCATAAGCTGAGTCACTTAGAGTATTACTAATTGCTAAAACCTGATTACTCTCTACTACCTGGGTGCAAAAGGACTCAGAGCATGGCAGCTGGCGTTCTTGTGCTAACTGATTCATTAGTCCTAGCCGCGATAAACCTACAGCTGACTTAAACCAGTGACGGTTGCGATCTAGAAATCCCAAAATGCAGATTGGCATTTCCAACAACTGGGCAGCGGTTTGGGTGGCTTCCTCAAACACTGGTATTGTTTGTGCTTCTAGTAAGCCTAAATCTGCCAATGCCTTAAGGCGTTTTTCCATTGCTGATCCTATCCCAGCATCCGACTGATATAACAATTTGTTTTCAGGCTCTCCCATTGCTACCCCTACCTTAAAATGTGCTGAATAGTCGATATCTATTCATCTAACCCCTGCCTTAGGGTTATCTACTAGTTTTAAGATTCCCAAATTTTAACGAAGAGTAACAATTAGACCCAGAAAGATTGCGGCTCATCTATATAAAAGGGGTCAGGGATCGGGGATCGGGGGTCAGGGATGAAAAGGCGCTTTGCGCCTCACAAGACCAAGCACCGATTGAGTAATCTTCCTCTACCTCTGACCCCTGACCCCTTCTCTAACCCTGACCCTTCTTCGATGATTAAGTGTTAAGCTTTTCCCAAGCAGGGTGAGAGAATAATCCAGCAATCACTCGGTTCCCGCGTAGCTGATTTGACAGGGGTAAATGACCTGGAGGGGCGGTGAGGTTCCAGGTAAACTCGTTAGGATACCGCGTCCAACTATTGCCGTTTTTCCAACCAATCTTAGTCCAGAATTTTTCCCAGTTTTTACCCTGTGACAGCCAGATTTCTCGCTGAATCGAAAAGCCAAACTTGCCCTCAGAGTGAACTACCCATAGGGTATTGATGGTTTGTAGGTCTGGAATGGGAAAGTTTTCGACCTCAGTAAAATATAGCCATTTTCTTTGCACTGCTGCTGAGCCTGCTAGTTCACACAACTTTTGCAGAGTCATACGATCTGCTGCTTGAAAATCTTGGACGGCAAGCAACTGTTGCAGTGGAATGTAGTCAATGGCGCGATCTGAGTGCAGAGGGACAATTCCCGTGGGGAAATAAGTTTGGAGAAACTCTTTCGCTGAGGTAGAGTCGGCAGTGCAAAGGATTTGATAAGCTGTGCCATCAGCACCACTGGGTGGGTTAAAGCGGCGTTGGAGTAAGAATTCCATCAACACATCTAAGCCTGCATTGCCAAGGGTAGCCAACTTGTGGATTAGTTGCTGTTGTACTTTTTCAGACCCAGATGTTAACTGCAAGCGGAGAGCAGAAAAGTCGATATTTGTGTCTGAGGTCGTGGGTGGATTAGTCATGCCCTCACAAGGAATGCGCGGTTAACGGGACTGATCATTAATTTAACTCGACAAAGTACGCGATCGCTCAGTCGGACAAATACCATCAGAATTTTGCCAAAAAAGCTAGCTCAGGTTACTTTAACTAGCGGTGAAATCTGATAGCCTTCCAGAGGAGCAGCGTTTACTGTAACAATTGAAGTTTTCCGGCTTGCACTAACGTGGTGTAGCCCTCAGGAGTTGCGATAAAAATGTACGAGAAAATCACTCCCCCCGATACTGGTTCCCGCATCACCTTCCACAACGGTGAACCAATTGTCCCTGACAACCCAATCATTTCTTTCATTCGCGGTGATGGTACAGGTGTAGATATTTGGCCTGCGACTCAAAAGGTAATCGATGCTGCTGTACAAACTGCATACGGTGGAAAGCGGCAAATTAGCTGGTTCAAGGTGTACGCCGGAGATGAAGCCTGTGAAAAATACGGCACCTATCAGTATCTTCCCGCAGATACTCTCCGGGCGATTAAAGAATACGGAATCGCGATCAAAGGACCACTAACAACACCCGTGGGGGGTGGAATTCGGTCGCTGAACGTGGCACTGCGGCAGATTAATGATTTGTATGCCTGTGTTCGTCCCTGCCGCTACTACCCAGGAACACCCTCGCCCCACAAATATCCTGAAAAACTGGATGTGATTATTTATCGGGAAAACACAGAAGATATCTACCTGGGAATTGAGTGGCGTCAGGGCAGCGAAATTGGCGATCGCTTGATTAATCTACTCAACAACGAACTTATCCCTGCTACTCCCGAACACGGCAAGAAGCGCATCCCACTTGATGCTGGTATTGGGATCAAACCGATCAGCAAGACTGGTTCCCAGCGTTTAGTGCGTCGTGCCATCAAACATGCTTTGCGGCTGCCTAAATCAAAGCAAACAGTGACTTTGGTGCATAAAGGTAACATCATGAAGTATACTGAAGGAGCCTTCCGTGATTGGGGCTACGAACTTGCCGCTACTGAGTTTCGTACCGAGTGTGTCACCGAGCGTGAATCTTGGATTCTGAGTAATAAAGAGCTAAACCCAGATATCACCCTAGAAGAAAATGCCCGTCAGATTGAACCGGGATACGCCGCCTTAACAGCGGAGAAGCAAGCCCAAGTTTGCCAGGAAGTGGAAGCAGTACTGAACGAAATTTGGACAACTCACGGCAATGGTCAGTGGCAAAACAAGGTGATGGTGAATGACCGAATTGCCGATAGTGTTTTCCAACAGTTGCAAACACGACCGGATGAGTATTCAATTCTTGCCACGATGAATCTAAACGGGGATTATATATCTGATGCCGCTGCTGCAGTTGTTGGCGGGCTGGGTATGGCACCCGGAGCGAATATTGGTGATGAGTGTGCTATTTTTGAAGCTACTCACGGTACCGCTCCTAAACATGCAGGATTAGACCGAGTTAACCCTGGCTCTGTAATTCTATCGGGTGTAATGATGCTGGAGTTTATGGGTTGGCAGGAGGCAGCAGATTTGATTAAAAATGGCATGAGCGAGGCGATCGCGAATCGCCAAGTTACTTACGACCTAGCTAGGCTGATGGAGCCTAAAGTAGAACCGTTGAAGTGTTCGGAATTTGCTGAGGCGATTATCAAACACTTCAGTAGTTAGTGGTTAGTGGTTAGTGGTTAGAAAAATACTAATCACTCGCCCCTAGAGACAGCTAGTTCTCACTCGCGTAACACATAGCCTACGCTACGCACTGTTTGAATCAAGCGCTTTTCGGTGTTGGCTTCTAACTTGAGGCGCAAATAGCGAATATAAACTTCAATAATATTGGAATCTCCCATAAAATCGTAGCCCCAGACTTGTTCCAACAGGCGATCGCGTGTAATCACTTGCCGGGGATGAGCGAGTAGGTATTCCAGTAAATCAAATTCTTTGGCGGTTAACTCAATAATTCGCGTGCCTCGGTAAACTTCCCGTGTGCGACGATTTAAACTCAGGTCAGCGAATTGCAAAACATCAGAGCCTGTTTCCTGAGTTCGTCGCAGGTGCGCCCGCACTCTGGCTAACAATTCCTCGATACTAAAGGGCTTAACGACATAATCATCAGCACCTGCATCTAAACCAGCCACGCGATCTCCCACTTCATCTTTTGCTGTTAACAGGATAATTGGCACTTGATCGCCAGTAGTTCGCAGGCGACGGCAAATTTCTACCCCTGATAAACCCGGTAGCATCCAGTCTAAAATTACCAAATCAGGATGAGACTCTCGCGCTATAGTGAGTCCGGTTAATCCATCATGCGCCACACTGACTTGATAGCCTTCATAACTCAATTCCAGTTCCACAAATCGAGCTAGTTTGACTTCATCTTCAACCACTAAGATGTGCGCCATGATGGTTTTAATAGTTTGAGCCCTAGACAGTAAGCACGAACACAGGCTGCGATTGCTCACATTTTTACTCAACCTTTAGAGTAAAGCAAACTATTCAGATGGCTTAGTAAGGATATGCCACTTAGGGTGATCGCGGTTCCGAAACCGAAATATTTCATCAAACTCAAAACTTTTCATATTATGGTTACTTTTTATCTATTACCCTAGCTGAAATTGAGCTAATAACCAAGCATAGACTTGACCTTGATTCATCTGACGAGTACGCCGGAAAGCATCATTTAGCAGCGAAATTGATAATCCTGGCAATACCTGAGATTGAACAATCCGTCTACTACCACCATTTTCTATAGCAAAAGCGATGACTTGGACATTCTGCACATCTACTATCCAGTATTCAGCTACTCCCAGATCCTCATACAGCAGACGTTTTTCACCCTTATCATCAGCGAGTGAGGTGTTTGCTACTTCTATTACCAAAGTTGGCGGGGGATAGATATCTAGGTCGATGATGGAAGTTCCGTAAGGGACAATATTGGCGTTTTTACCGATGTAGTAAGACACATCGGGTTGAGCATCGTCAAAGCCTGTTTTTCGGTAGGTACAATTATCTTTTCCATTCAGATCGATGCGGTTGGTAGCAGCGAACAGGCTAATAGTAGAAATAATAATTGTGTGGTCGCTGGCATGGTCATTACCTACTGGTGGCATTTCAATTCTCATTTGACCATTGTGGTAGTAGCACTTGGCTTTTTCGTAGACTTGATCTTCAATTGCCTGTATATATTCATCCCAAGTTGCTACAACCCAAGTATTAGTTGGTAGTTTTGTTTTTAATTCACTCATAAAATATCTCTAATAACCTTTTCCCCTAATCATCATTTCGACAACTGAATAGGCAAAATCACTGTAAACACACTACCCTCACTCAATTTTGATCGCACTGTAACGCTGCCACCCATCCCTTCTACAAACATTTTGACAATCGACAGCCCCAAACCACAACCACCAGTAAACCGGGTACGGGCTTCATCTACACGGTAAAATCGCTCAAAAATGCGTGATTGATGTTGCAAAGGAATACCATAACCCTGGTCGCAGACTTGAATAATTACCTTTTCTTTTTGCTGATTTAGTTTCAAGAGAATGGGTGTACTAGGGTCAGAATACTTAACAGCGTTGTCAATTAAGTTGAGCAACACTTGTTTGAGGCGGTTGTAATCTGCCTGCACCGCAATTGGGTAAGTTTCTGCCTCAATCGTAATCAGGCGATCGCTATACTGTTGTGCCATCCCCACTACTTCCTCCACTAAGTCATTCAGCACGCAAGATTCGATGCAAAAGTGCAAGTACCCACTATCTGCCCTTGCTAAATCTAGTAAGTCTTGCAACAGGCGGATAGTACGTTCTGCTTCAGAAGCGGCAGTTTCTAGGGCTTCCCGCTGAGGTGGTGTCAAGTTAGTTTCCCGGCGCAGTACGCTTTGCAAGTAACCACGCACAATCGTTAGCGGTGTGCGTAACTCGTGGGAGACATTGCTCACAAACTGGCGTTGTTGCTCCCAGGCTTCTGACAGACGATCTAGCATCATGTTACAAGTGCTCACTAACTCTCTCACTTCTGTGGGAGTATGATGCAGGTACAGCCGTGCTTGACCCAGATCGTCGGCAGAAATGGTTCCCGCCAGCTGGCTGATCTGTCGCAAAGGCTGTAGCGATCGCTGGATGTAGATAGCAATCGCCCCTGTAATCGCCAGCAGTGACACTAAGCTAGCAATGCCCAAACTCCGAACCACTGCCAAAAACATTTTCTGTTCTTGGGAAATATCTTGTGCCACAAATAGCTGTCCTAGTACCTTCCCCCGCACTGGCAACGGACCGCCACACAGTATAAAGTAGTGCCCGTTCATTTCGTATACTTGGGCTTGAACTGGCATTTGGGTGAGGGACGTTAAGGCAGTAGCTGTACTACGATCAGCTGGAATATTGAAATTTGCAGACTTCGCTGTAATTATGCCACTAGAATCCTTAACCCATAGGAATGTGTTAGCAGCTGTCAGGTTATCAATTGCCTTGGGTAAGGCAGTTTCCACAGGCAACATTTCACTATAAAGCTTCACATCTCGCGGTAAGCGTTCAGCGATTTGCTCAATTCTCTGCTTATGGCTGACAATCAAAATCTGCTGCATTTGCCAACTTGTCCAGATGGCAACACTCCCCAGCCCTACAGCTGAAACGGTGGCAATGCCAATAGTAAGACGCGATCGCAGCGAAAAAGGGTCGACATTCCTCCAGAATTTAACAATTCTTCCCATCACCCCATTACTCCATTACCCCCTCTCTGCTGCTGGTGGTGCTGGGGATGGGCAGGTCTTGTTGTAAAATCACACTGGTAAATATAAGGTTCCTGCCAACTAAATGGAGTCATCAGAGTCAAAAAGGTTGGACTTCTCTTTAGCCTACCATCGTCAATCCTAATTACTGGATTTTATTAAATTCACATTCCTTAGCAGAATTGGTCTAGGTTGAGAATTTGATTGAAAAATACCAAGAATTTTCTCAGCACATTCTTGGTATTACGCTCGTTCATTAAAAACTGACAACTGAGTGAATGTTAAGTTTAATTTAACCCAATTAATCTTGACTTTTACTGATAAATGTGGAATGGCTACCTGCTTTAGAGCGGTGGAACCAATGATATTGACCAGATGAATATCCATTCTTTGCAAAATGACAAAACTTTGTTGCCTTCTAGGAACAAAGACAGTTTTAATCAGGAATAATCAGGAATACAACTAGTTATCCTTACTGCAATAAAAGCATGACTGCTCATATATTGGTAGTCGAAGGTGAAGAAAAACTGGCTAGATTTATTGAACTAGAACTTAGATACGAAGGATATCGCGTCAGCCTTGCACCTGCTGGAACTACAGGTATTGCAGCAGTTCGAGAGATACAGGTGGACTTAATCATCTGGGATTGGTCACTGCCCGATCTGTTAGGACTAGAAATTTGCCGTCACTTCCAGTCAAGTGGGAGTAAAACCCAAATTATTCTATTAAGTTCCATACATGACGTCAGCGCCTGCATTACAGGTTTAGATGCGGGAGCCGATGACTATGTTGTCAAGCCTTTTAAGATAGAGGAGTTGTTAGCAAGAGTCCGAGCGCGTTTGCGACGTAATCAAGCAGATGTAAACTCATATATTTTACAATTTGAAGACTTAAGCTTAAACCGCAGGACGTGGGAAGTTTATCGTGGTAAGCGGTTAATTGAACTGACAGCAAAAGAGTTTGAGCTACTCGAATATTTACTCAGTCATCCTCGACAAGTAATTCCTCGTAGTGAGATTTTACAGCAGATCTGGGGCTATGACTTTCTAGGGGATTCCAACATCATTGAAGTTTACATTCGTTACTTGCGCCTTAAATTAGAAGTAAACGATGAAAAGCGGCTAATTCATACGGTGCGTGGCGTTGGGTATGTATTACGGCAAGAATCTTTAAAACAGCTTGCATCAGAGAAATTTGCTAATTTACATTAAAGATCTTAATCATTATCACTCTTGAAAATGAGTTTTTGCTGAGAAAATAATTAAAGATTTATCACCAACATATCAGTATTTTAAAGCCAAGTTATCAGGAAAACATCAGCCGTAACCCACTTACTAAAGCCATAATCTAAATAATTCTACAAACACGCAATTTAGCAGCCTAGTCCTAATGGCGCTCAGCTTGTTAGCAGGAAGTTGTTTATGTCTGAAGTGCCAGATCGGATTTCACCAATTAGGGCGCAAATATCCCTGTCAAAGCTTGTACTTGTTATGAGCTAATAAGGCTACTGAAAGTTTGTGCCCTAGGCTTGTAATTTGCGGCGGATGGTTTAAGACGAGGTTTAGCCAGAGAGAATTATGTCTGAGATTGAGAACCAAATGCTACAACTGCACAACCGAATGTTTATGTCTCCGCAAGACTTCAGCTACCGCTGGGGGATAGGGTATGAAGCTCTGGCAGAAATTTGCTGTGTGTCGAAATCAACCACATATCACTGGCTAGGTGGAAAAGCTAGCCGCCGTAGAACTGGCGAAGCTTATCAGAGAATTTTGGCTGTAGCTGATTTCTTAATGACAAATGCAGAGCAAGTTCATCCACTTTTGGAGCGCTGGCACCAGCGAAAGTGAAGGCAAATTAGTCAACCCTTGCAAAATCACAAAGGCTCGCCATTTTCAAACTCACTTGTAACTGGCGGGTCAGCAATAAACTATACCGCTCCCGCCAATCAAGAAACTACAATAAGCGGAACACGACCGGACAGTTAATGACGGCACCTACTGAACCGAACTCAGCACCAGTAGGCCCAGTGAGGAAGCCAGCCTCAACAAGACCCAGAATGTGGAATTCTTCTCGCAGCTGTGAGCGATAACCCTTGTTAATTGCGTCCTGCGTCCACTCGTAGAGGTTAGCATCCCAGAGAGGACTGTAATCCAAAGCCAGCGTCGGGATTCCACCTAAGACGTTGTTTGGGCGGAAGCCATCGGTTAAAGCCGCAAATAAACCTTGGCGCTGCGGGTTGGCACAGCCATCTTGCTGAGGTCCATTCACGGCAATGAAGATCCGCTCAACGGCACTGGAGAAACTGTCATCGTTACCTACTTGTACTCTTTGCAGGGCAGGGGCAAAGGTGGCACCTTCGATTGCAGCTACTACTGGATCGTTAGCGTCTGTTGAGAGGTACCAGACCGGGCGACCGAAGCTAAAGCCGTTTACAAGGTTCAGGGTGACTGTCATCCTGTTGGTGTCGATTGCTACTACCTCATCGTGTACCAGCCTGTAGTCGGGATTACCGTTAGGGAAATTAATCTGAGAGGCACTGACGTCGTAAGCGATCGCCGGTGCGTTGTAGACGTGACCACCGGAGTTACGAATCCGAACCAACGGACTGTAAGCAGTGTCACCTACCGAGCCAGGCTGTGCTGATACAGGCGGGAACGGACGATTACTAGAACCCGGTCGCACTTGTCGTGCGGGACTGAAATCGACTTTACCTTGGTTGAAGACAATTTCTCCTTTGGAGTTGAAGTTGCCAGTACGCGCCCCTTTTGCCGAGTATGCCAGCTTGGATGAGAAATTTAGACCGAGTGCCTTAGCGTTTGCCTGATCGTCGGTGTCAGTCAAGATGTACCAGACGGTCTCGCCAGTTCTCATCTGACCTTTATACAGGGGGATAGTGATAGTGCCTTTCTGGAAATCGATATTTCCTGTATTCAGCAGCTGAACCGGACCAACGAGGCTAGGATTTGTGCTGGACGGAGGTGGACCAAAGTAAGACGGGTCTACGGCGGCACCCACTGCCGCTGATGGGGGGAAAAAGTTGCAACCTGGTCCTGGTCCGAGCGGACCGGGTCCAGGACCAGAACCCTCAGCCGTCTGCGCGAGACTTGCTAGAGGTAGGACAGTCACTGCTGCCACTATTGTAACTACTGTTTTTACCACACCGATGGCAGAGTACAGCCACTGGTTCAGGTTCATAAACTATAACTCCTCAAATTTTTTCTAGAGATGAGCGGTAAATTTTTACCTTAGTCCTTGCAAAAGCATAGTTACTCAAAAACTAAGAACTAGGATTAGTTCTTCCTGAAAAAAGGATGAATATTACCTGAGAAAGCTAAAGACTTTATCAAAAATAGATTAAGGAAAAATTTATGTTTTGTATAAATATTTTTACTGCTTGACAATAGCTTATTTTCTAGTATGCTAAACGGCATGGGATGGACAAATTAAGTTTATAAATTGACTTACAATTCGTAGCCAACTGCTGCTAAAGAGGAGCTAGTAAATATAATTTGTGACAGCAGTAGCTTGTCAAGTAAAAAAATAGCTTTTGGGAGCAATAAATTTTATGGATCATTGCACACTTGTAAGGTATCGTGCTCTGATAGCAGGCATCATTAGTTTAGTTAGCTTGTTACCTCCGTTTAGTGCTAACCTCTCTCATGCTGCCATCCTCAATGGAG
This window of the Chroococcidiopsis sp. CCMEE 29 genome carries:
- a CDS encoding response regulator transcription factor, with the protein product MAHILVVEDEVKLARFVELELSYEGYQVSVAHDGLTGLTIARESHPDLVILDWMLPGLSGVEICRRLRTTGDQVPIILLTAKDEVGDRVAGLDAGADDYVVKPFSIEELLARVRAHLRRTQETGSDVLQFADLSLNRRTREVYRGTRIIELTAKEFDLLEYLLAHPRQVITRDRLLEQVWGYDFMGDSNIIEVYIRYLRLKLEANTEKRLIQTVRSVGYVLRE
- a CDS encoding GUN4 domain-containing protein, coding for MTNPPTTSDTNIDFSALRLQLTSGSEKVQQQLIHKLATLGNAGLDVLMEFLLQRRFNPPSGADGTAYQILCTADSTSAKEFLQTYFPTGIVPLHSDRAIDYIPLQQLLAVQDFQAADRMTLQKLCELAGSAAVQRKWLYFTEVENFPIPDLQTINTLWVVHSEGKFGFSIQREIWLSQGKNWEKFWTKIGWKNGNSWTRYPNEFTWNLTAPPGHLPLSNQLRGNRVIAGLFSHPAWEKLNT
- a CDS encoding response regulator transcription factor, which encodes MTAHILVVEGEEKLARFIELELRYEGYRVSLAPAGTTGIAAVREIQVDLIIWDWSLPDLLGLEICRHFQSSGSKTQIILLSSIHDVSACITGLDAGADDYVVKPFKIEELLARVRARLRRNQADVNSYILQFEDLSLNRRTWEVYRGKRLIELTAKEFELLEYLLSHPRQVIPRSEILQQIWGYDFLGDSNIIEVYIRYLRLKLEVNDEKRLIHTVRGVGYVLRQESLKQLASEKFANLH
- a CDS encoding GAF domain-containing sensor histidine kinase, encoding MEKRLKALADLGLLEAQTIPVFEEATQTAAQLLEMPICILGFLDRNRHWFKSAVGLSRLGLMNQLAQERQLPCSESFCTQVVESNQVLAISNTLSDSAYANSILVQRYGIRAYLGAPLIDSAGNCLGAIAVMDLQPRTFTSQQIKFLELMARWSMSEFERNQLLKLQAQGSRGTGENEDLYSTAQSLSSAICLPPLPLIPTGNPIIPPIPEASSIIQVKLKLLEHLTQELRTPLTSVLGMANVVSREIYGPLTNKQKEYLEIIQDSGRYLLSLVNEVSQLGVLDEGIQALNLTPIDIEMLCQQVLNSLAEVAKRREQQIRLSLEPGRSQIWVLDKEKVRQLVYHLVSSMIQAATSGSIIRIHISHKGEILNLTVSVSHPWLGEGLTPVDPHLSQLPMPDVSTYWEGEKLNSHILPFAAAASVDSLSDTSDSELVHSNNFSRSYESLRLLLSRELAELHGGQFSIQGTAESGYRYVVSLPELAAAKPNL
- a CDS encoding ATP-binding protein; protein product: MGRIVKFWRNVDPFSLRSRLTIGIATVSAVGLGSVAIWTSWQMQQILIVSHKQRIEQIAERLPRDVKLYSEMLPVETALPKAIDNLTAANTFLWVKDSSGIITAKSANFNIPADRSTATALTSLTQMPVQAQVYEMNGHYFILCGGPLPVRGKVLGQLFVAQDISQEQKMFLAVVRSLGIASLVSLLAITGAIAIYIQRSLQPLRQISQLAGTISADDLGQARLYLHHTPTEVRELVSTCNMMLDRLSEAWEQQRQFVSNVSHELRTPLTIVRGYLQSVLRRETNLTPPQREALETAASEAERTIRLLQDLLDLARADSGYLHFCIESCVLNDLVEEVVGMAQQYSDRLITIEAETYPIAVQADYNRLKQVLLNLIDNAVKYSDPSTPILLKLNQQKEKVIIQVCDQGYGIPLQHQSRIFERFYRVDEARTRFTGGCGLGLSIVKMFVEGMGGSVTVRSKLSEGSVFTVILPIQLSK
- a CDS encoding Uma2 family endonuclease encodes the protein MSELKTKLPTNTWVVATWDEYIQAIEDQVYEKAKCYYHNGQMRIEMPPVGNDHASDHTIIISTISLFAATNRIDLNGKDNCTYRKTGFDDAQPDVSYYIGKNANIVPYGTSIIDLDIYPPPTLVIEVANTSLADDKGEKRLLYEDLGVAEYWIVDVQNVQVIAFAIENGGSRRIVQSQVLPGLSISLLNDAFRRTRQMNQGQVYAWLLAQFQLG
- a CDS encoding NADP-dependent isocitrate dehydrogenase, whose protein sequence is MYEKITPPDTGSRITFHNGEPIVPDNPIISFIRGDGTGVDIWPATQKVIDAAVQTAYGGKRQISWFKVYAGDEACEKYGTYQYLPADTLRAIKEYGIAIKGPLTTPVGGGIRSLNVALRQINDLYACVRPCRYYPGTPSPHKYPEKLDVIIYRENTEDIYLGIEWRQGSEIGDRLINLLNNELIPATPEHGKKRIPLDAGIGIKPISKTGSQRLVRRAIKHALRLPKSKQTVTLVHKGNIMKYTEGAFRDWGYELAATEFRTECVTERESWILSNKELNPDITLEENARQIEPGYAALTAEKQAQVCQEVEAVLNEIWTTHGNGQWQNKVMVNDRIADSVFQQLQTRPDEYSILATMNLNGDYISDAAAAVVGGLGMAPGANIGDECAIFEATHGTAPKHAGLDRVNPGSVILSGVMMLEFMGWQEAADLIKNGMSEAIANRQVTYDLARLMEPKVEPLKCSEFAEAIIKHFSS